From the genome of Bradyrhizobium elkanii USDA 76, one region includes:
- a CDS encoding NAD(P)/FAD-dependent oxidoreductase, giving the protein MARILVLGAGFAGLWAALGAARKRDEIGARAADTEILVVDRNAYHNIRVRNYEVDLGDVALLLKDLLDPVGVRHRLAEVAVIDPATREVTVKTSAGAAILSYDRLVLTTGSELVRPAISGLAAHGFDVDTYEAAMRLDTHLAALGKEPPSEARATVAVVGAGFTGIEVAAEMPAKLAHAGISGDHRVILIDPNPVVGATFGAHGRPVINEALATLGVETRLNVRVSAVGADSITLNSGEIIPTKTVVWCAGMRASPLAASLPARRDALGRIKVDHTMRAEGLPDVFAAGDVAACLIDGEHPTVMSCQFARPMGRFAGHNVVADLFGEPLLPLNIDWYVTVLDLGAWGALYTTGWDREVHTSGAAAKLTKQTINRQRIYPPRDGDRAALLAAAAPTIQTAPPTRK; this is encoded by the coding sequence ATGGCGCGCATCCTGGTGCTGGGGGCCGGCTTCGCCGGACTGTGGGCCGCGCTCGGCGCAGCCCGCAAGCGCGACGAGATCGGCGCGCGGGCGGCGGACACCGAAATCCTCGTCGTCGATCGCAACGCCTATCACAACATCCGGGTGCGCAATTACGAGGTCGATCTCGGCGACGTCGCGTTGCTGCTCAAGGACCTGCTCGATCCGGTCGGCGTCAGGCATCGGCTGGCCGAGGTCGCGGTAATCGATCCCGCGACGCGCGAAGTCACGGTCAAGACCAGCGCGGGTGCGGCGATTCTGAGCTACGATCGGCTGGTGCTGACGACCGGCAGCGAACTGGTCCGCCCCGCCATCTCAGGCTTGGCCGCCCACGGCTTCGATGTCGACACCTATGAAGCGGCGATGCGGCTCGACACGCATCTGGCGGCGCTCGGCAAAGAGCCGCCGTCAGAGGCACGCGCGACGGTCGCGGTCGTCGGCGCAGGGTTCACGGGGATCGAGGTCGCGGCCGAGATGCCGGCCAAGCTGGCGCACGCCGGCATCTCCGGCGATCATCGGGTTATCCTGATCGATCCCAATCCCGTGGTCGGCGCGACCTTCGGCGCGCATGGCCGCCCGGTCATCAACGAGGCGCTGGCCACGCTCGGCGTCGAGACGCGGCTGAATGTCCGGGTCAGTGCCGTCGGCGCCGACAGCATCACGCTCAACTCCGGCGAGATCATTCCGACCAAAACCGTGGTGTGGTGCGCCGGCATGCGCGCCAGCCCCCTCGCCGCCTCGCTGCCGGCCAGGCGCGACGCGCTCGGCCGCATCAAAGTCGACCACACCATGCGCGCCGAAGGCCTGCCAGATGTCTTCGCCGCCGGCGACGTCGCCGCCTGCCTGATCGACGGCGAGCACCCGACCGTGATGTCGTGCCAGTTCGCGCGGCCGATGGGCCGCTTCGCCGGCCACAATGTGGTCGCGGACCTGTTTGGTGAACCGCTGCTGCCGCTCAATATCGATTGGTATGTGACGGTGCTCGATCTCGGCGCCTGGGGCGCGCTCTACACCACCGGCTGGGACCGCGAGGTGCACACGTCAGGCGCCGCCGCCAAGCTCACCAAGCAGACCATCAACCGGCAGCGCATCTATCCGCCGCGCGATGGCGACCGCGCCGCGCTGCTCGCGGCGGCCGCGCCGACGATCCAGACGGCGCCGCCGACGCGGAAATAA
- a CDS encoding thiamine pyrophosphate-requiring protein, with product MKLGTAIAEIMKREGIEILTGYPVNHLIEYAANADIRPVMVRQERIGVHMADAISRVTSGEKIGAFCMQHGPGAENAMGGVAQCYGESVPVLVLPMGYARRLANIDPNFNSSQAMKAFSKSSEPINIAAEVCNIFRRAFTKLKNGRGGPVIVEIPADMWNEEVPEPLNYTPVLRTRYGADPVHVKEAAALLVGAKRPVIYAGQGVHYAKAWPQLKRLAERLAIPVTTSLGGKSSFPETHPLSLGSGGLAVPRAVPKFLSEADVIFGIGCSFTETSFGIAMPKGKTIIHSTLDPNHINKDVEAKVGLVGDAGLVLDALLEEIGKTVSTDRNASAVAEEIAASHKEWLAKWMPKLTHNDSPLNPYRVLWDLQHTVDIHNTIITHDAGSPRDQLSPFWKSVEPLSYIGWGKTTQLGYGLGLAMGAKLAKPDKLCINVWGDAAIGFTGMDFETAVRERIPIMSILLNNFSMAIELKVMPISTEKYRSTDISGDYAAMARAFGGYGERVTKPEDIIPAIKRGIQKTREGVPVLLEFITSKETEVSRPGT from the coding sequence ATGAAGCTCGGCACCGCGATCGCGGAAATCATGAAGCGCGAGGGCATCGAGATCCTCACGGGCTACCCGGTCAACCACCTGATCGAATACGCCGCCAATGCCGACATCCGCCCGGTGATGGTGCGCCAGGAGCGCATCGGCGTGCACATGGCGGACGCGATCTCCCGCGTCACCTCGGGCGAGAAGATCGGCGCCTTCTGCATGCAGCACGGCCCCGGGGCCGAGAACGCGATGGGCGGCGTCGCGCAGTGCTACGGCGAATCCGTGCCCGTCCTGGTGCTGCCGATGGGCTATGCGCGCCGGCTCGCGAATATCGACCCGAACTTCAATTCCAGCCAGGCGATGAAGGCGTTCTCAAAATCGTCGGAGCCGATCAACATCGCGGCCGAGGTCTGCAACATCTTTCGGCGGGCGTTTACAAAATTGAAGAACGGCCGCGGCGGGCCGGTCATCGTCGAAATCCCCGCCGACATGTGGAACGAGGAGGTGCCGGAGCCCTTGAACTACACGCCGGTGCTGCGCACCCGCTACGGCGCCGACCCCGTCCATGTGAAGGAAGCGGCCGCCCTGCTCGTTGGCGCCAAGCGTCCGGTGATCTATGCCGGCCAGGGTGTGCACTATGCAAAGGCCTGGCCGCAGCTGAAGCGCCTCGCCGAGCGGCTCGCGATACCGGTTACCACCAGCCTCGGCGGCAAGTCGTCGTTCCCCGAGACGCATCCGCTCTCGCTCGGCTCCGGCGGCCTCGCCGTGCCGCGCGCGGTGCCCAAATTTCTTTCCGAAGCCGACGTGATCTTCGGCATCGGCTGCTCCTTCACCGAGACCTCGTTCGGCATCGCGATGCCGAAGGGCAAGACCATCATCCATTCGACGCTCGATCCGAACCACATCAACAAGGATGTCGAGGCCAAGGTCGGCCTGGTCGGCGACGCCGGCCTGGTGCTCGACGCGCTACTGGAGGAGATCGGCAAGACCGTGTCCACGGACCGCAACGCCAGCGCGGTCGCCGAGGAGATCGCCGCTTCCCACAAGGAGTGGCTCGCCAAGTGGATGCCGAAGCTGACGCACAACGATTCGCCGCTCAATCCCTACCGCGTGCTGTGGGACCTGCAGCACACCGTCGACATCCACAACACCATCATCACCCACGACGCGGGCAGCCCGCGCGACCAGCTCTCGCCGTTCTGGAAGTCGGTCGAGCCGCTGTCCTATATCGGCTGGGGCAAGACCACGCAGCTCGGCTATGGCCTGGGCCTTGCGATGGGCGCCAAACTGGCAAAGCCGGACAAGCTCTGCATCAATGTCTGGGGCGACGCCGCGATCGGCTTTACCGGGATGGACTTCGAGACCGCGGTGCGCGAGCGGATTCCGATCATGTCGATCCTGCTCAACAATTTCTCGATGGCGATCGAATTGAAGGTGATGCCGATCTCCACCGAGAAATACCGCTCAACCGACATCTCCGGCGATTACGCCGCGATGGCCCGCGCCTTCGGCGGCTACGGCGAACGGGTGACCAAGCCCGAGGACATCATCCCCGCGATCAAGCGCGGCATCCAGAAGACCAGGGAAGGTGTGCCGGTGCTGCTGGAATTCATCACCAGCAAGGAGACCGAGGTCTCGCGGCCGGGGACGTGA
- a CDS encoding Flp family type IVb pilin has product MRALMARFLRDEVGATAIEYAIIAGGISIVIVAGVRGIGTSVSGQFNAVSSAFK; this is encoded by the coding sequence ATGCGCGCGTTGATGGCAAGGTTTCTGCGTGATGAGGTCGGGGCGACGGCCATTGAATACGCCATCATCGCCGGCGGCATCAGCATCGTGATCGTCGCCGGCGTCAGGGGCATCGGCACCAGTGTGAGCGGCCAATTCAATGCCGTCAGTTCGGCATTCAAGTAA